A stretch of DNA from Desulfurella amilsii:
AAGAAAAAAAATATAAATGTAATTTTTGCTGAAAATGCACACCAAGCTCAAGATGCTATGCTTAAAATATTACAAAATCACGACGCCAAATACGTTGTCAAATCAAAATCACTCACAACAGAAGAAATCCACCTAAATGAATTTTTAAAACAAAATGGCATAGAAGCATACGAAACAGACCTTGGTGAGTGGCTTGTGCAAATTGCAAACCAACCAAGCTCCCACATGACAGCCCCTGCAATTCATATGTCGAAAGAAAAGATTTGCAATTTGCTCAATGAAAAGTTCTCAGAGAATCTCTCAAGCGATTTAGACGAGCTTGTGCAGTTTTCTAAAAACAAAATTAGAGAATACTTTGATTATACGCGCATAGGTATTTTTGGATCAAATGTCGTATCGAAAGACGGTGTATTTTTTATTATAAGCAATGAGGGCAATGTAGAAAAGGTTTTGCTTAATGATGTTAATATTTGTATTGTAGGTATAGATAAAATCGTAAGCAATACACAAGAAGCGTTAAACATTGTTGATTTTCTACCAAAAGCCGCTACTGCTCAGCTATCAACATCATATGTAGACTGTTTTGAAAAACCTTTTGGCGAATTTCATGTGATTTTGCTTGATAATGGCAGATCTACATTGTCAAAAAATGCTGAGTTTTCACCAATTTTGCAATGCATAAGATGCGGTGCCTGTCAGAATGCCTGCTGTGTATATACTAGCGTAAGCGGCCTTGCCTTCAGAGGGGATGCATATGCAGGCCCTATTGGCGTTTTATTATCTTATCTAACTGGATACAAAGACATTGGAGAGTTTGCAAATTTTTGTCTTGGTTGTATGGCTTGTGATTCAATCTGCTCAAGCAAAATACCCATACAGTCTTTAATTTTGAAAATTAAATCTCTGTACCCAATAAATAATATAATTAAAGATAAAATTTTAGACAGTCTCTCAAACTATTCTATTTTGCGTCTTTCCATTAGAATCTTGTCAAAGTTTTTTAAAAACCAAACGAAATTTGGCTTTAAAGCACCTGATGAGTATTTTGGGTTTGATTTTAGGGCTTTGCCAAAACCTAACAAAAGATCATTCGACCTAACAAAAACCCACAAATCAAGTGTGGGCTTGTTTGCAGGGTGCTCTGTTAATATTTTTTATGAGGATTTAGGCAAAGATTGTTTAAATATAGGGAAAAAACTCAACATAAATGTTTCTGTGATAAAACAGCCTGC
This window harbors:
- a CDS encoding LUD domain-containing protein, producing the protein MKEEDFINDKFLQDALFRLETNYFEKRKHLEKIFDYELYKNLTQKIKKKNINALESNTQSLIKNLKKKNINVIFAENAHQAQDAMLKILQNHDAKYVVKSKSLTTEEIHLNEFLKQNGIEAYETDLGEWLVQIANQPSSHMTAPAIHMSKEKICNLLNEKFSENLSSDLDELVQFSKNKIREYFDYTRIGIFGSNVVSKDGVFFIISNEGNVEKVLLNDVNICIVGIDKIVSNTQEALNIVDFLPKAATAQLSTSYVDCFEKPFGEFHVILLDNGRSTLSKNAEFSPILQCIRCGACQNACCVYTSVSGLAFRGDAYAGPIGVLLSYLTGYKDIGEFANFCLGCMACDSICSSKIPIQSLILKIKSLYPINNIIKDKILDSLSNYSILRLSIRILSKFFKNQTKFGFKAPDEYFGFDFRALPKPNKRSFDLTKTHKSSVGLFAGCSVNIFYEDLGKDCLNIGKKLNINVSVIKQPACCGAACYYNGKQSEAINSAKKVSNTIENFDEVIFLDPHCQHMIDRDYFEIAGIDLEANLQDASSYFLKKINKTQIKPMGKKITYHHPCHLLRGLKTSLELEVFLREIEPQFVELNESDKCCGFAGSYSIMHKGISKKLVERKAQNIINTHSEILITACPGCIMQIDGYLKNKGINIKVMHFVSYLNAILGG